From one Rhizobium sp. CIAT894 genomic stretch:
- the mscL gene encoding large conductance mechanosensitive channel protein MscL, with product MLNEFKAFIARGNVMDLAVGVIIGGAFGGIVKSLVDDLIMPIVGAIFGGFDFSNYFLPLSSAVNAPTLAAARAQGAVFAYGSFLTVLINFLILAWIIFLMVKGVNILRAQVERKEKAAPEELPPPPADVQLLTEIRDLLATRPTA from the coding sequence ATGCTCAATGAGTTCAAGGCCTTTATCGCCCGCGGCAATGTCATGGATCTTGCCGTCGGCGTCATCATCGGCGGCGCCTTCGGCGGCATCGTCAAATCTCTGGTCGATGACCTGATCATGCCGATTGTCGGCGCCATTTTCGGCGGTTTCGATTTTTCCAATTACTTCCTCCCGCTCTCCTCGGCCGTCAACGCGCCGACGCTGGCTGCCGCCCGCGCCCAGGGAGCGGTGTTTGCCTATGGCAGCTTCCTCACGGTGCTCATCAACTTCCTGATCCTTGCCTGGATCATCTTCCTGATGGTCAAGGGCGTGAACATCCTGCGTGCCCAGGTCGAGCGCAAGGAAAAGGCCGCACCGGAGGAACTGCCCCCGCCGCCGGCAGATGTTCAGCTGCTGACGGAAATCCGCGATCTTCTGGCCACACGCCCGACGGCCTGA